The following coding sequences lie in one Musa acuminata AAA Group cultivar baxijiao chromosome BXJ1-8, Cavendish_Baxijiao_AAA, whole genome shotgun sequence genomic window:
- the LOC135680517 gene encoding transcription factor bHLH129-like isoform X2: MNRSPTDGNELEASGLGLSRYGSDPRSLLAGVASEGGGISRFAPAGEDSSSSCRGSDQGPRGPYEPDEVHAAVDLAAKVAGGPALVRHSSSPAGFFSRLLMDHGLSSPSGIGSYSRTGNGGAHTVASRRLRSQWSFSRKDTLSHISEMSIPEIGEDVDCDSSSDEATAHVEQSFISGNFQLSSWDDSNSIMFSAPHKRTKGNNGDILTSLSNTDSQFNLSKNSLEVSSIEKYLQLQQDSVPCRVRAKRGCATHPRSIAERFMRLVVALVHSFNVLVSPDRKGEQELAKDCRSCTILCPIWTSKQAHQTC; the protein is encoded by the exons ATGAACCGATCGCCGACGGACGGGAACGAGCTGGAGGCGTCGGGGCTCGGGCTCTCCCGGTACGGCTCGGATCCCAGGTCGCTGCTCGCCGGGGTCGCGTCGGAAGGGGGGGGGATCAGCCGGTTCGCGCCCGCCGGGGAGGACTCTTCGTCGAGCTGCCGCGGCTCGGACCAGGGGCCGCGGGGACCGTACGAGCCGGATGAGGTACACGCGGCAGTGGATCTCGCCGCGAAGGTCGCCGGCGGGCCGGCCTTGGTCCGCCACAGTAGCTCGCCCGCGGGGTTCTTCTCTCGTCTCTTAATGGATCACG GTCTATCTTCCCCTAGTGGAATTGGAAGTTACTCTCGGACCGGCAATGGTGGTGCGCACACAGTGGCAAGTAGAAGGTTGAGGTCCCAGTGGAGCTTTTCAAGGAAGGACACACTCTCGCATATCTCTGAAATGAGCATTCCAGAGATAGGAGAGGATGTCGACTgtgacagcagctcagacgaggcaACCGCACATGTCGAACAATCTTTTATCTCTGGCAATTTTCAGTTAAGCTCATGGGATGATAGCAATTCAATCATGTTTTCTGCTCCTCACAAGCGAACTAAAGGCAACAACGGGGATATACTCACCAGTTTGAGTAACACCGACTCTCAG TTTAACCTATCAAAGAATTCATTAGAGGTGTCAAGCATCGAGAAGTACCTCCAGCTTCAGCAAGACTCAGTCCCTTGTAGAGTACGAGCCAAGCGTGGCTGTGCAACCCATCCCCGAAGCATTGCTGAGAGG TTCATGCGGTTGGTAGTTGCACTGGTGCACAGTTTCAATGTTCTTGTTTCTCCTGATAGGAAAGGAGAACAAGAATTAGCAAAAGATTGCAGAAGCTGCACAATCTTGTGCCCAATATGGACAAG CAAACAAGCACATCAGACATGTTAG
- the LOC135680517 gene encoding transcription factor bHLH128-like isoform X1, with translation MNRSPTDGNELEASGLGLSRYGSDPRSLLAGVASEGGGISRFAPAGEDSSSSCRGSDQGPRGPYEPDEVHAAVDLAAKVAGGPALVRHSSSPAGFFSRLLMDHGLSSPSGIGSYSRTGNGGAHTVASRRLRSQWSFSRKDTLSHISEMSIPEIGEDVDCDSSSDEATAHVEQSFISGNFQLSSWDDSNSIMFSAPHKRTKGNNGDILTSLSNTDSQFNLSKNSLEVSSIEKYLQLQQDSVPCRVRAKRGCATHPRSIAERERRTRISKRLQKLHNLVPNMDKQTSTSDMLELAIQYIKELQSQVQKLKQEQEDCICTSRQEKA, from the exons ATGAACCGATCGCCGACGGACGGGAACGAGCTGGAGGCGTCGGGGCTCGGGCTCTCCCGGTACGGCTCGGATCCCAGGTCGCTGCTCGCCGGGGTCGCGTCGGAAGGGGGGGGGATCAGCCGGTTCGCGCCCGCCGGGGAGGACTCTTCGTCGAGCTGCCGCGGCTCGGACCAGGGGCCGCGGGGACCGTACGAGCCGGATGAGGTACACGCGGCAGTGGATCTCGCCGCGAAGGTCGCCGGCGGGCCGGCCTTGGTCCGCCACAGTAGCTCGCCCGCGGGGTTCTTCTCTCGTCTCTTAATGGATCACG GTCTATCTTCCCCTAGTGGAATTGGAAGTTACTCTCGGACCGGCAATGGTGGTGCGCACACAGTGGCAAGTAGAAGGTTGAGGTCCCAGTGGAGCTTTTCAAGGAAGGACACACTCTCGCATATCTCTGAAATGAGCATTCCAGAGATAGGAGAGGATGTCGACTgtgacagcagctcagacgaggcaACCGCACATGTCGAACAATCTTTTATCTCTGGCAATTTTCAGTTAAGCTCATGGGATGATAGCAATTCAATCATGTTTTCTGCTCCTCACAAGCGAACTAAAGGCAACAACGGGGATATACTCACCAGTTTGAGTAACACCGACTCTCAG TTTAACCTATCAAAGAATTCATTAGAGGTGTCAAGCATCGAGAAGTACCTCCAGCTTCAGCAAGACTCAGTCCCTTGTAGAGTACGAGCCAAGCGTGGCTGTGCAACCCATCCCCGAAGCATTGCTGAGAGG GAAAGGAGAACAAGAATTAGCAAAAGATTGCAGAAGCTGCACAATCTTGTGCCCAATATGGACAAG CAAACAAGCACATCAGACATGTTAGAGTTGGCAATACAGTACATCAAAGAACTGCAAAGCCAAGTCCAG AAACTTAAACAAGAACAAGAAGATTGCATATGCACAAGCAGGCAAGAGAAGGCTTGA
- the LOC135680516 gene encoding uncharacterized protein LOC135680516 isoform X2, translated as MTGGRPRLLHSSGTSLVSIARKSYGRIEELDGYVGLLARLVAFMAGPFVRPVERRWLSWLSFLDCIILTTEKILVFIFPPLEPVFTKIDELAPLVDSLPEKFDGVIDQLLLVMSGSSNEEEERDEEQETKQRSRCEGDHKWKRAKEEVPEEEDMREVEKSCEEILGALKKIGMVEEGGNADAGEGEGVDRDHDRGKGAAGRMKGAGGAEPQKENSDLMMGDAMLELFDEGWHQKRLTG; from the coding sequence ATGACCGGAGGCAGGCCGCGCTTACTGCATAGCTCCGGCACTTCACTCGTCTCCATCGCCCGCAAGTCCTACGGACGAATCGAAGAACTCGATGGCTACGTGGGTTTGCTAGCTCGACTGGTGGCCTTCATGGCGGGCCCCTTCGTGCGCCCGGTGGAGCGGCGATGGCTGTCTTGGCTCTCCTTCCTCGACTGCATAATACTGACGACGGAGAAGATATTGGTGTTCATCTTCCCGCCGCTCGAACCAGTCTTCACGAAGATTGATGAGCTTGCCCCCCTTGTCGATTCTCTTCCCGAGAAGTTCGATGGCGTGATCGATCAACTACTGCTGGTGATGTCCGGATCGAGCAATGAGGAGGAGGAACGGGATGAAGAACAGGAAACGAAACAGAGGAGTCGATGCGAAGGTGACCATAAATGGAAGAGGGCCAAGGAGGAGGTGCCGGAGGAGGAGGATATGAGGGAGGTGGAGAAGAGTTGTGAGGAGATCCTGGGGGCCCTGAAGAAGATCGGAATGGTGGAGGAAGGAGGTAATGCTGATGCTGGTGAAGGAGAAGGTGTTGATAGAGATCATGATCGAGGAAAAGGTGCAGCAGGGAGGATGAAGGGAGCTGGTGGTGCTGAGCCACAGAAGGAGAATTCTGATCTGATGATGGGGGATGCCATGCTAGAGTTGTTTGATGAAGGGTGGCATCAGAAACGTCTGACAGGATAA
- the LOC135680516 gene encoding uncharacterized protein LOC135680516 isoform X1, producing the protein MEIGEEPNNSLSSSEESAMTGGRPRLLHSSGTSLVSIARKSYGRIEELDGYVGLLARLVAFMAGPFVRPVERRWLSWLSFLDCIILTTEKILVFIFPPLEPVFTKIDELAPLVDSLPEKFDGVIDQLLLVMSGSSNEEEERDEEQETKQRSRCEGDHKWKRAKEEVPEEEDMREVEKSCEEILGALKKIGMVEEGGNADAGEGEGVDRDHDRGKGAAGRMKGAGGAEPQKENSDLMMGDAMLELFDEGWHQKRLTG; encoded by the exons ATGGAGATCGGAGAGGAGCCTAATAATTCCTTG AGTTCATCAGAGGAATCCGCCATGACCGGAGGCAGGCCGCGCTTACTGCATAGCTCCGGCACTTCACTCGTCTCCATCGCCCGCAAGTCCTACGGACGAATCGAAGAACTCGATGGCTACGTGGGTTTGCTAGCTCGACTGGTGGCCTTCATGGCGGGCCCCTTCGTGCGCCCGGTGGAGCGGCGATGGCTGTCTTGGCTCTCCTTCCTCGACTGCATAATACTGACGACGGAGAAGATATTGGTGTTCATCTTCCCGCCGCTCGAACCAGTCTTCACGAAGATTGATGAGCTTGCCCCCCTTGTCGATTCTCTTCCCGAGAAGTTCGATGGCGTGATCGATCAACTACTGCTGGTGATGTCCGGATCGAGCAATGAGGAGGAGGAACGGGATGAAGAACAGGAAACGAAACAGAGGAGTCGATGCGAAGGTGACCATAAATGGAAGAGGGCCAAGGAGGAGGTGCCGGAGGAGGAGGATATGAGGGAGGTGGAGAAGAGTTGTGAGGAGATCCTGGGGGCCCTGAAGAAGATCGGAATGGTGGAGGAAGGAGGTAATGCTGATGCTGGTGAAGGAGAAGGTGTTGATAGAGATCATGATCGAGGAAAAGGTGCAGCAGGGAGGATGAAGGGAGCTGGTGGTGCTGAGCCACAGAAGGAGAATTCTGATCTGATGATGGGGGATGCCATGCTAGAGTTGTTTGATGAAGGGTGGCATCAGAAACGTCTGACAGGATAA
- the LOC135680515 gene encoding U-box domain-containing protein 7-like — MNAVKMVERMLVVGDPKLHGGMFRMLSTIVCKVLEIFPFIEAARPRSKTGIQALCSLHVALDKAEGLLHHCSDCSKLYLAITGESILHKFEKSKSALQESLRRVEGIVPGAIACQIMEIVGELETTNFILDHSKKQAGDKVITLLRKYRKSNSSSDDNEELESFHQAASRLGITSSRAALAEKRALKKLMEKVHAEEDKRKEAVVAYLYHLMRKYSKLSRPELAEDLDSQGSAPCSPAVLCSEKVSGPHGRCHAFDRQLSKLSSLNLNRSGARTASVPIPPEEFRCPISLQLMYDPVIISSGQTYERACIEKWFSNGHVTCPKTQQHLSHLCLTPNHCVKGLIAIWCEQHGVPVPDGAPDSADHWRLALSQYDTVDSRSLDSTISCKWTGIKEAGLDDNGIAEELKDSHDGILDKCSNQDHEVDELERYQGLLAALEEDKGMWKQSKAVEQIGYLLKDEEEARIFMGSNGAIEALVKFLRSAIHDRNDKVQKIGVMALVNLAVNNNRNKVMLITAGVIPLLEQMISNSDNCEEAIALYLDLSCLDEAKPVNGLTEVVRLLVQLLRSNNSRSSFRKLDALCILHNLSMHPPNIPSLLSSGVVDCLHSLIGAPSGPEGAKWTEKALAVLVNLASTKSGREEMVSTRGLVGELAEVLDTGEPEEQEKAVSCLLILCNDNNECSQMVLQEGVVPALVSISLNGTSAGQEKARKLLKLFREQRQREQQQGGELIMEARPSCKARSKKLNSIWKNKSFALFQC, encoded by the exons ATGAATGCAGTTAAGATGGTAGAGAGAATGCTGGTGGTTGGTGATCCAAAG TTGCATGGAGGAATGTTCAGAATGCTTTCCACAATTGTTTGTAAGGTTTTGGAGATCTTCCCATTCATAGAAGCTGCTAGACCTAGAAGTAAAACCGGAATACAGGCGCTCTGCTCACTGCACGTGGCTCTTGACAAAGCCGAAGGACTACTACATCATTGCTCAGACTGTAGCAAGCTATACTTG GCTATAACTGGGGAATCCATACTCCACAAGTTTGAGAAGTCTAAAAGTGCTCTGCAAGAAAGCCTTAGACGTGTTGAAGGCATAGTCCCAGGAGCTATTGCATGCCAG ATTATGGAGATTGTTGGTGAGCTGGAGACAACCAATTTCATATTGGATCACTCCAAGAAGCAGGCTGGTGACAAGGTAATCACTTTGCTTAGGAAATACAGAAAATCCAACAGTAGTTCAGATGACAACGAAGAACTTGAATCATTCCATCAAGCTGCCTCAAGGCTGGGCATTACCTCTTCCCGAGCAGCACTTGCTGAGAAAAGAGCTCTCAAGAAGCTTATGGAAAAAGTCCatgctgaggaagacaaacggAAGGAAGCTGTTGTAGCTTACTTGTATCATCTCATGAGGAAGTACTCGAAGCTTTCCAGACCTGAGTTGGCAGAGGATCTTGACTCTCAGGGATCAGCTCCATGTTCTCCCGCTGTGCTATGTTCTGAAAAGGTCTCTGGTCCACATGGGAGGTGTCATGCCTTTGACAGACAGCTCTCCAAACTTAGCTCTCTTAATCTCAACCGAAGCGGCGCAAGAACAGCAAGCGTGCCCATCCCCCCAGAAGAATTCAGATGCCCCATCTCCTTGCAGCTCATGTATGATCCTGTCATCATCTCATCTGGTCAGACCTATGAGCGTGCCTGCATTGAGAAGTGGTTCAGTAATGGACATGTCACCTGCCCGAAAACTCAGCAGCATCTCTCCCACCTCTGTTTAACTCCCAACCATTGTGTTAAGGGCCTGATTGCTATTTGGTGTGAGCAGCATGGAGTTCCTGTTCCAGATGGCGCACCAGATTCTGCTGATCATTGGAGGCTAGCTTTGTCACAGTATGATACTGTGGATTCCAGATCCTTGGACAGTACCATATCTTGCAAGTGGACGGGCATCAAGGAGGCTGGTTTGGATGACAATGGCATTGCAGAGGAGCTCAAAGATAGCCATGATGGTATCTTGGACAAGTGCTCTAACCAAGATCATGAGGTGGATGAACTTGAGAGATATCAGGGTTTACTGGCTGCATTAGAAGAGGATAAAGGTATGTGGAAGCAGTCGAAAGCAGTAGAGCAGATAGGATACCTGCTGAAGGACGAAGAAGAAGCAAGGATCTTTATGGGTTCAAATGGGGCTATAGAGGCACTTGTTAAGTTCTTGAGATCAGCTATCCATGATAGGAATGATAAGGTTCAGAAGATTGGTGTAATGGCTCTTGTCAACCTTGCAGTCAACAATAACCG GAACAAGGTAATGCTCATAACAGCAGGAGTGATACCATTGCTGGAGCAGATGATCTCAAACTCTGACAACTGTGAAGAAGCTATAGCCCTGTACCTTGACCTCTCCTGTCTCGATGAGGCCAAGCCTGTGAATGGCTTGACTGAGGTTGTCCGTTTGCTCGTCCAGCTTCTACGATCCAATAACAGCAGAAGTAGCTTCCGCAAGCTTGATGCCCTTTGTATTCTCCACAACCTCTCCATGCATCCACCAAACATCCCTTCCCTCCTATCATCAGGTGTAGTGGATTGTCTACATTCCCTCATCGGAGCCCCTTCAGGGCCTGAAGGCGCCAAATGGACCGAGAAAGCTCTCGCGGTCTTGGTAAACTTAGCATCCACCAAATCTGGAAGGGAAGAGATGGTATCGACCCGAGGCCTTGTTGGTGAACTTGCAGAGGTCTTGGACACCGGTGAGCCTGAAGAGCAAGAGAAGGCTGTGTCTTGCCTCTTGATCCTGTGCAATGACAACAATGAGTGCAGCCAAATGGTGTTGCAGGAAGGCGTCGTGCCGGCCTTAGTATCGATCTCTCTGAACGGGACAAGTGCAGGGCAGGAGAAGGCAAGGAAGCTGCTGAAGTTGTTCAGAGAGCAGCGACAACGCGAGCAGCAGCAGGGTGGTGAGCTGATCATGGAGGCAAGGCCATCATGTAAAGCAAGATCAAAGAAGCTGAATTCCATATGGAAGAACAAGAGTTTTGCACTGTTCCAATGCTAG